A stretch of the Archangium violaceum genome encodes the following:
- a CDS encoding agmatinase family protein yields the protein MSAAFDPSAAAAPGSGIFGLPHSPDEAHVVLIPVPFEATTSYGGGTSDGPSAVLEASRQVDLFDVETGRPYERGIAMIPEPEQWRAWNTRAKERAAPIIEAGGIDHSNPELRAASAEVNQLCEQLHDAVYRTAREWLDKGKRVGAVGGDHSISFGIIRAHAEKYPGLGVLHLDAHADLRNAYEGFTWSHASIMYNVAERIPGVKSLVQVAIRDMSEDEHRYIESSNGRVRAFFDSDINHKRFDGIPWNRQVDEIVKDLPQHVYLSFDIDGLDPVLCPHTGTPVPGGLSFPEAIALISGVVRSGRTIVGFDLTEVAPDPDGGEWDGNVGARMLYKMIGWMLKSEQRK from the coding sequence ATGTCTGCCGCCTTCGACCCCAGCGCCGCCGCGGCCCCCGGCTCCGGCATCTTCGGCCTCCCCCACTCCCCCGACGAGGCCCACGTCGTCCTCATCCCCGTTCCCTTCGAGGCCACCACCAGCTACGGCGGTGGCACCTCCGATGGCCCCTCCGCCGTCCTCGAGGCCAGCCGCCAGGTCGATCTCTTCGACGTCGAGACCGGCCGCCCCTACGAGCGCGGCATCGCCATGATCCCCGAGCCCGAGCAGTGGCGCGCCTGGAACACCCGCGCCAAGGAGCGCGCCGCCCCCATCATCGAGGCCGGTGGTATCGACCACTCCAACCCCGAGCTCCGCGCCGCCTCCGCCGAGGTCAACCAGCTCTGCGAGCAGCTCCACGACGCCGTCTACCGCACCGCCAGGGAGTGGCTCGACAAGGGCAAGCGCGTCGGCGCCGTCGGCGGTGACCACTCCATCTCCTTCGGCATCATCCGCGCCCATGCCGAGAAGTATCCCGGCCTCGGCGTCCTCCACCTCGATGCCCACGCGGACCTGCGCAACGCCTACGAGGGCTTCACCTGGTCCCACGCCTCCATCATGTACAACGTCGCCGAGCGCATCCCCGGCGTGAAGTCGCTCGTCCAGGTCGCCATCCGCGACATGAGCGAGGACGAGCACCGCTACATCGAGTCCTCCAACGGCCGCGTCCGCGCCTTCTTCGATTCGGACATCAACCACAAGCGCTTCGACGGCATCCCCTGGAATCGGCAGGTGGATGAGATCGTCAAGGACCTGCCCCAGCACGTCTACCTGTCCTTCGACATCGATGGGTTGGATCCCGTGCTCTGCCCCCACACCGGCACGCCCGTCCCCGGCGGGTTGTCCTTCCCCGAGGCCATCGCGCTCATCTCCGGCGTCGTCCGCTCCGGCCGCACCATCGTCGGGTTCGACCTCACCGAGGTCGCCCCGGATCCCGATGGCGGCGAGTGGGATGGCAACGTGGGCGCCCGGATGCTCTACAAGATGATCGGCTGGATGCTGAAGTCCGAGCAGCGCAAGTAA
- a CDS encoding trypsin-like peptidase domain-containing protein, producing MKTQAIRWGLLLAVCVVFTGSTSARADLARRRNEIVEVVQKVSPAVVFIGTEQVEESPFRGRRSLMEEFFGAPPQVQRKQGLGSGVIVDPSGIIITNDHVIRGASAIHIILADGREMEAEVIGSDANNDLAVLKVSSKQPLPAAKLGTSSDLMIGETVVAIGSPFGLSKTVTSGVVSATGRTFKADGRTYNDFIQTDTAINPGNSGGPLLNVDGDVIGINTAIFASAQGIGFAIPADKVRRIMDELTRFGKVRPVWVGLEVQELSPRLARQLGWDRTYGVVVSEVEPGSPAEQAGVRRGDILAEMGGSRISDAEDYLTRARGYPARAAFPLVIFRDGGQRTVQVTPVEFPPHLVEALVWNRLGLRVKPARGAMVVQSVRPGSAADEVGLQPGDLVLRLNNRPVAEPAAFQEVVLSARGSRSVLLLVRRGRYGYHVTLPF from the coding sequence GTGAAGACCCAGGCAATCCGGTGGGGACTGTTGCTCGCGGTATGTGTGGTATTCACCGGAAGCACCAGCGCCCGAGCCGACCTGGCCCGGCGACGCAATGAGATCGTGGAAGTGGTGCAGAAGGTCTCCCCCGCCGTCGTGTTCATCGGCACCGAGCAGGTGGAGGAGTCACCCTTCCGTGGACGCCGCTCCCTCATGGAGGAGTTCTTCGGCGCGCCCCCGCAGGTGCAGCGCAAGCAGGGCCTGGGCAGCGGCGTCATCGTCGATCCCAGCGGCATCATCATCACCAATGACCACGTCATCCGCGGCGCCTCCGCCATCCACATCATCCTGGCGGACGGGCGGGAGATGGAGGCCGAGGTCATCGGCAGCGACGCGAACAACGATCTGGCCGTGCTCAAGGTGAGCTCCAAGCAGCCGCTGCCCGCGGCGAAGCTGGGCACCAGCTCGGATCTGATGATCGGCGAGACGGTGGTGGCCATCGGCAGCCCCTTCGGGCTGAGCAAGACGGTGACGTCGGGCGTGGTGAGCGCCACCGGCCGAACCTTCAAGGCGGACGGGCGCACCTACAACGACTTCATCCAGACGGACACGGCCATCAACCCGGGCAACTCGGGAGGGCCGCTGCTCAACGTGGACGGAGACGTCATCGGCATCAACACGGCCATCTTCGCCAGCGCCCAGGGCATCGGCTTCGCCATCCCCGCGGACAAGGTGCGCCGCATCATGGACGAGCTCACCCGCTTCGGAAAGGTGCGCCCGGTCTGGGTGGGCCTCGAGGTGCAGGAGCTGTCGCCGCGGCTCGCCCGGCAGTTGGGGTGGGACCGCACCTACGGTGTCGTCGTCAGCGAGGTGGAGCCGGGCAGCCCCGCCGAGCAGGCCGGTGTGCGCCGGGGCGACATCCTGGCCGAGATGGGAGGCTCGCGCATCTCCGACGCCGAGGACTACCTCACCCGTGCTCGCGGCTACCCCGCCCGCGCCGCCTTCCCGCTCGTCATCTTCCGCGACGGAGGACAGCGCACCGTGCAGGTGACGCCCGTCGAGTTCCCGCCCCATCTCGTGGAGGCGCTGGTGTGGAACCGGTTGGGACTGAGGGTGAAGCCAGCGCGTGGCGCCATGGTCGTCCAGTCGGTGCGCCCCGGCTCGGCGGCGGACGAGGTGGGACTGCAGCCCGGAGACCTGGTCCTCCGACTCAACAACCGGCCCGTGGCCGAGCCCGCGGCCTTCCAGGAGGTCGTGCTCTCCGCGCGAGGCTCACGGAGCGTGCTGCTGCTCGTACGGCGCGGGCGTTACGGGTACCACGTTACCCTGCCCTTCTGA
- a CDS encoding VOC family protein produces MDVQGFHHLAIQVRDVEKVTAFYREVLGLSELKRHHRPDGSLRSVWVGVPGGGFLALEEVSGEPEPGPFRNERPGLFLLAFRIARAERARVVEELARAGLALEHETKWTVYVRDPEGNRVALSHHPED; encoded by the coding sequence ATGGACGTTCAGGGCTTCCACCATTTAGCCATCCAGGTTCGGGACGTAGAGAAGGTCACCGCTTTCTATAGAGAGGTGCTGGGCTTATCCGAGCTCAAAAGACACCACAGGCCGGATGGCTCGCTACGCAGCGTATGGGTCGGCGTCCCGGGCGGGGGTTTCCTGGCGCTCGAGGAGGTGTCGGGCGAGCCCGAGCCCGGCCCCTTCCGGAACGAGCGGCCGGGCCTCTTCCTGCTCGCCTTCCGCATCGCCAGGGCGGAGCGGGCCCGGGTGGTGGAGGAGCTCGCGCGGGCGGGGCTCGCGCTGGAGCACGAGACGAAGTGGACGGTGTACGTCCGGGACCCAGAGGGGAACCGGGTGGCGCTCAGTCACCACCCGGAGGACTGA
- a CDS encoding response regulator yields MARLLIVEDHPELASLMVAAAESRGHEATAVHTGEAALALLRPAAFHAAVVDLLLPDMRGSAVLSALRDHAIPSVAVSGVFKGDRFAREATEVHGARAFFEKPFELLQLLESVEQLCGLTRPLSSPDVDEEEVVVFEDASLLDMEDEPVFTSQEDEPGFTSHEDEPVFGPQPEGPAPLVQGLVVVEEVQDPLGQEAPAAATDAEAYVPNYLYQAEAPPAGSPGEEEPAPLAPDTVPPEQEPSDHSKTPITLKPEDLEELETMVAFESAEEQQAEAASSEEHAALEALGSVEEQPAPAAYSEEHAALEAPGSVEEQPAEAASSEEHSALEALGPSEEQPAPTAYSEEHVALAALGPSEEQPAPAAYSEEHAALAALGPADEVPAPTASSADTSETLEPEPGLALPFGEREKVWTKTDPSAPGRRPPPEWSLSGDLKNTSVPRLLNAYYEARHSGELKLRQGSVLKVVYFEAGRPVYAASNLAHERFARFCVRRGVLPEAKLQEVGSLAREQNIRTSEAMMRLGLLDARRHPQLIEEQVKEILWSTFSWTEGAYGFSPTRPPRAGLVKLSVFPGDLILEGILRSEPLESLRQRMPRSRRLFPTAAPPYALHELKLRGPQALLLAYADGSKTVEDLLTLTELPERGVLATLRGLELIGVLEERREEPSSRNRISFGL; encoded by the coding sequence ATGGCGCGACTGCTCATCGTCGAGGACCACCCTGAACTGGCCTCCCTCATGGTCGCCGCAGCCGAGAGCCGCGGTCATGAGGCCACTGCTGTCCACACCGGCGAGGCCGCGCTGGCACTCCTGCGCCCGGCGGCCTTTCACGCCGCGGTGGTGGACCTGTTGCTGCCCGACATGCGGGGCAGCGCCGTGCTCTCCGCGCTCCGGGATCATGCGATCCCCTCCGTGGCCGTCAGCGGTGTCTTCAAGGGAGACCGCTTCGCCCGCGAGGCCACCGAGGTCCATGGCGCGCGCGCCTTCTTCGAGAAACCCTTCGAGCTGCTCCAGCTCCTGGAATCCGTCGAGCAGCTGTGCGGCCTGACCCGCCCGCTGTCCTCCCCTGATGTCGACGAGGAGGAGGTGGTGGTCTTCGAGGACGCCTCGCTCCTGGACATGGAAGACGAGCCCGTCTTCACCTCCCAGGAAGACGAGCCCGGCTTCACCTCGCACGAGGACGAGCCCGTCTTCGGTCCGCAGCCAGAGGGGCCTGCCCCCTTGGTGCAGGGGCTCGTGGTCGTCGAGGAGGTTCAGGATCCCCTGGGCCAGGAGGCCCCAGCGGCCGCCACGGACGCGGAGGCATACGTCCCGAACTACCTCTACCAGGCCGAGGCGCCTCCAGCCGGGTCCCCGGGCGAGGAAGAGCCCGCCCCCCTCGCGCCAGACACCGTTCCGCCCGAGCAGGAGCCCTCCGACCACAGCAAGACGCCCATCACCCTCAAGCCGGAGGATCTCGAGGAGCTCGAGACGATGGTTGCGTTCGAGTCGGCCGAGGAGCAGCAGGCGGAGGCCGCCTCTTCCGAGGAGCACGCGGCGCTGGAAGCACTCGGCTCCGTCGAGGAGCAGCCGGCACCCGCGGCCTACTCCGAGGAGCACGCGGCGCTGGAAGCACCCGGCTCCGTCGAGGAGCAGCCGGCGGAGGCCGCCTCTTCCGAGGAGCACTCGGCGCTGGAGGCACTCGGCCCATCCGAGGAGCAACCGGCACCCACGGCCTACTCCGAGGAGCACGTGGCATTGGCGGCACTCGGTCCATCCGAGGAGCAACCGGCACCCGCGGCGTACTCCGAGGAGCACGCGGCATTGGCGGCACTCGGTCCGGCCGATGAAGTGCCAGCGCCGACCGCCTCGTCCGCGGACACGTCCGAGACGCTGGAACCCGAGCCCGGACTCGCCCTGCCCTTCGGTGAGCGCGAGAAGGTGTGGACCAAGACGGACCCCTCGGCTCCCGGCCGCCGTCCTCCGCCCGAGTGGTCACTCTCCGGAGACCTGAAGAACACCAGCGTTCCCCGGCTGCTCAACGCCTACTACGAGGCGCGCCACAGCGGAGAGCTCAAGCTCCGGCAGGGCTCCGTCTTGAAGGTCGTCTACTTCGAGGCGGGCCGCCCGGTGTACGCCGCCTCCAATCTCGCCCATGAGCGCTTCGCCCGCTTCTGCGTGCGCCGCGGCGTGCTGCCGGAAGCGAAGCTGCAAGAGGTGGGCTCACTCGCTCGCGAGCAGAACATCCGCACCAGCGAGGCGATGATGCGCCTGGGCCTGCTGGACGCGCGGCGGCACCCACAGCTCATCGAGGAGCAGGTGAAGGAGATCCTCTGGTCCACCTTCTCGTGGACCGAGGGCGCCTATGGCTTCAGCCCCACGCGCCCACCTCGCGCGGGACTGGTGAAGCTGTCGGTGTTTCCCGGGGATCTCATCCTCGAGGGCATCCTCCGCTCCGAGCCCCTGGAGTCGCTGCGCCAGCGGATGCCGCGCTCGCGCCGGCTCTTCCCCACCGCGGCCCCACCCTATGCCCTGCACGAGCTGAAGCTGAGGGGACCGCAGGCCCTGCTGCTGGCCTACGCGGACGGCAGCAAGACGGTGGAGGATCTGCTCACCCTCACGGAGCTCCCCGAGCGCGGCGTGCTCGCCACGCTGCGGGGCCTGGAGCTGATTGGCGTGCTGGAGGAGCGGCGCGAGGAGCCGAGCAGCCGCAACCGCATCAGCTTCGGCCTGTAG
- a CDS encoding ATP-binding response regulator: protein MSLVLVADDEPAVLEVLSQVVEDLGHDVIQARDGEEAWNLARARRPNLVVTDHMMPRLSGLELCRKLRNDELLGGVPIILLSAVLPHGAPEAHAFLHKPFEITDFEALIRDALAAVPRPKSLEGASAVEALGDWVARGFEGPLSTARGEVERLRREGKADGGALETLGAQLKTLENLTRDLQEAAHLTARTMTLHPVVADLGAHLRQSLATWKQRLPEVGWREELPTGPVELRFDPERMHRVVDALLGQAGRHGGEVRVELEYTPSLVTLRVRDWGPGISDEELQHIFEPFRAGGTGGGLGLYIASELARLHGGGLSVESKRGQGTTFSVVLPRG, encoded by the coding sequence ATGAGTCTCGTCCTCGTCGCGGACGATGAGCCCGCGGTGCTCGAAGTGTTGAGCCAGGTCGTCGAGGACCTGGGCCACGATGTCATCCAAGCGCGTGACGGCGAGGAAGCATGGAATCTCGCGCGAGCGCGCCGGCCGAACCTGGTGGTCACGGACCACATGATGCCGCGCCTGAGCGGACTGGAGCTCTGCCGCAAGCTGCGCAACGACGAGCTCCTCGGCGGCGTACCCATCATCCTGTTGAGCGCGGTGCTCCCACATGGTGCACCCGAAGCGCACGCCTTCCTGCACAAGCCCTTCGAGATCACGGATTTCGAGGCGTTGATCCGCGATGCGTTGGCGGCGGTGCCGAGGCCGAAGTCGCTGGAGGGTGCGTCGGCGGTGGAGGCGCTGGGTGACTGGGTGGCGAGGGGCTTCGAGGGACCGCTGTCGACGGCGCGCGGCGAGGTGGAGCGGCTGCGCAGGGAGGGGAAGGCGGATGGAGGAGCGCTGGAGACGCTCGGGGCGCAGCTGAAGACGCTGGAGAACCTGACGAGGGATCTCCAGGAGGCGGCGCACCTGACGGCGAGGACGATGACGCTGCACCCGGTGGTGGCGGACCTGGGGGCGCACCTGCGCCAGTCGCTGGCCACGTGGAAGCAGCGGCTGCCCGAGGTGGGGTGGAGGGAGGAGCTGCCGACGGGGCCGGTGGAGCTGCGGTTCGATCCGGAGCGGATGCACCGGGTGGTGGACGCGCTGCTGGGCCAGGCGGGGCGGCACGGAGGCGAGGTGCGGGTGGAGCTGGAGTACACGCCCTCGCTGGTGACGCTGAGGGTGAGGGACTGGGGGCCGGGCATTTCGGATGAGGAGTTGCAGCACATCTTCGAGCCGTTCCGAGCGGGAGGGACGGGAGGAGGGCTGGGGCTCTACATCGCATCGGAGCTGGCGCGGCTGCATGGCGGCGGGCTCTCGGTGGAGTCGAAGAGGGGGCAGGGCACGACGTTCAGCGTGGTCCTGCCCCGAGGCTGA
- a CDS encoding serine/threonine protein kinase — MSQVRYHPLGPLLAGEGSRAFLGLALEASAPPRPVVLVWALPEVTRDTELCAQLERETRRASALEHPNILRVHGMVNLEAGLARVTEFADGESLRRVLEVRPRIPPAFAALIVSDVAMGVHYAHLAGNDDGTPLVHGDLRPETVMVSFSGVCKVTGYGALNVAPRERNGRRVRNRRNYTAPEQLMGGREAITARTDVFLLGLLLHECLSGRMPFQDSPDADQAVIHRQLPPLPADIPRPLVEVVRRATAKLANERYATALEFREAVVAAVEGLPSAETFSEFLAQLFPADRDARATRRQMLEIGLVDMARRASLTGMPAVQPAPVAAPPPPPTSQRPSGSVRPLTPLAAIDDAELDEAFHDVSFEEEDADAVDSVLEITGRHARPGVARPLPPREEPRAQPLNEEPRTPPLAQESRPPSARGTSPEEPAEVEDEPRSPKRRSRVPLLIGALATAAAAGGFFLWTERQQAREKPAAPKVASVTPAPPKTPPAEVPAPEKAEGLALAAPEVAEGTGSETPAVVVASGASPSTPGGTVVPASGTAPATPPTSASTETPEAPSIPQAPVTTRLQLFVMPPVEVSLDGKRLGRTPLAVPLAPGPYTLELTNPTKGVRTTRAITVLDKGTTKQRILLRKGTVQVRAPAGSRIFLNGRKAGPKLSIYEGEHRLVVTSGKDRWEKSFRLEPRQKVTFDVAYEKQ, encoded by the coding sequence ATGAGTCAGGTTCGCTACCATCCGCTCGGGCCCCTCCTGGCGGGCGAGGGCTCTCGGGCCTTCCTCGGGCTGGCACTCGAGGCCAGTGCTCCGCCGCGTCCCGTCGTCCTGGTGTGGGCGCTTCCCGAGGTCACACGGGACACGGAGCTGTGCGCCCAGCTCGAGCGCGAGACGCGGCGCGCCTCCGCGCTCGAGCACCCCAACATCCTCCGCGTCCACGGAATGGTGAACCTGGAGGCCGGCCTGGCCCGCGTCACCGAGTTCGCCGATGGCGAGTCGCTGCGCCGGGTGTTGGAGGTGCGCCCGCGCATTCCCCCCGCCTTCGCCGCGCTGATCGTCTCGGACGTGGCCATGGGCGTGCACTACGCGCACCTGGCTGGCAATGACGACGGCACTCCGCTCGTGCACGGGGACCTGCGCCCCGAGACGGTGATGGTCTCCTTCAGCGGCGTCTGCAAGGTGACGGGCTACGGGGCGCTGAACGTCGCCCCACGCGAGCGCAACGGCCGCCGCGTGCGCAACCGCCGCAACTACACCGCCCCCGAGCAGCTCATGGGCGGTCGCGAGGCCATCACCGCCCGCACCGACGTGTTCCTCCTGGGACTGCTGCTGCATGAGTGCCTCTCGGGGCGCATGCCCTTCCAGGACTCGCCGGACGCGGATCAAGCCGTCATCCACCGGCAACTCCCGCCCCTGCCCGCCGACATCCCGCGCCCCCTCGTCGAGGTGGTGCGCCGCGCCACCGCCAAGCTCGCCAACGAGCGCTACGCCACCGCCCTCGAGTTCCGCGAGGCCGTGGTGGCCGCCGTCGAGGGGCTCCCTTCCGCCGAGACCTTCTCCGAGTTCCTCGCCCAGCTCTTCCCGGCCGACCGCGACGCGCGCGCCACCCGGCGCCAGATGTTGGAGATCGGCCTGGTGGACATGGCCCGCCGCGCCTCGCTCACGGGAATGCCGGCCGTGCAGCCCGCTCCCGTGGCCGCGCCGCCTCCGCCCCCCACGTCCCAGCGGCCCTCCGGCAGCGTCCGCCCCCTCACCCCGCTCGCGGCCATCGACGACGCCGAGCTGGATGAGGCCTTCCATGACGTGTCCTTCGAGGAGGAGGACGCGGACGCCGTCGACTCGGTCCTGGAGATCACCGGCCGCCACGCCCGTCCCGGAGTGGCCCGACCCCTGCCGCCTCGTGAGGAGCCCCGCGCGCAGCCGCTGAACGAGGAGCCCCGGACTCCTCCCCTGGCCCAGGAGTCGCGTCCGCCGTCCGCGCGTGGGACGTCCCCCGAGGAGCCCGCCGAGGTGGAAGACGAGCCCCGGAGTCCGAAGCGGCGCTCGCGCGTCCCGCTGCTCATTGGAGCGCTGGCCACCGCGGCCGCCGCCGGTGGCTTCTTCCTGTGGACCGAGCGCCAGCAGGCCCGGGAGAAGCCCGCGGCTCCGAAGGTGGCCTCCGTCACTCCCGCTCCGCCCAAGACCCCACCCGCCGAGGTCCCCGCCCCGGAGAAGGCGGAAGGGCTCGCCCTCGCCGCCCCTGAAGTGGCTGAAGGGACCGGGAGCGAGACGCCGGCCGTGGTCGTCGCGAGTGGAGCGTCTCCCTCCACGCCGGGAGGCACCGTGGTGCCCGCCTCGGGTACGGCCCCCGCTACCCCGCCCACCTCCGCGAGCACGGAGACTCCCGAGGCGCCCAGCATCCCCCAGGCTCCGGTGACCACCCGGCTCCAGCTCTTCGTGATGCCACCCGTGGAGGTCTCGCTCGACGGCAAGCGGCTCGGCCGTACGCCCCTGGCGGTGCCGCTCGCTCCCGGCCCGTACACGTTGGAGCTGACGAACCCGACGAAGGGCGTGAGGACCACCCGGGCCATCACCGTCCTCGACAAGGGCACGACGAAGCAGCGCATCCTGCTGCGCAAGGGCACCGTGCAGGTGCGTGCCCCGGCGGGCTCCCGCATCTTCCTCAACGGACGCAAGGCGGGGCCGAAGCTCTCGATCTACGAGGGCGAGCACCGGCTCGTCGTCACCTCCGGAAAGGACCGTTGGGAGAAGTCCTTCCGGCTGGAGCCCCGCCAGAAGGTGACGTTCGACGTCGCCTACGAGAAACAGTGA
- a CDS encoding general secretion pathway protein GspE: MRLGELLLQEKLITPEALEEALESQVVHGGRLGTNLVELGLLSEQDLARVLGKQYNVASASGEMTPDPRALELVDLDHADEKDYLPMRVDATRMSVAVINPRDIETLDALAFRTGKRVVPVVIPEFRMNQLLRRYCKAFRAMRAIDMNAVRPTRAEQERLKAASQSEDLISEEEFQSLYAQALKGGGKALGEEPVLDLVEMVAEEEEPPAPIVEGYAPEVPVEPVAPPSEAAEEQNLPEAQLVEEEPVIAPPPEPIVPPVVVPRIAPVAPPPVAPVRPRPQPRPQVPVAAESRPTPLTFAEAQAELSRSSDREQVATTVLRFALGKWKRSLLLSVQGNIVTGWRGMGQGVREAAVKRIGIGLAAPSTFRLVRDTRAHYVGPVRKDAASGFFYKLLGGDYPTTAVILPLLVRGKLVHLLYVDNGPGQLTPPDVGELLILSQGVGRSYEAMIRRRKSV; encoded by the coding sequence ATGCGCCTGGGCGAACTGCTCCTTCAGGAAAAGCTCATTACCCCCGAGGCGCTGGAGGAGGCGCTCGAGTCGCAGGTCGTCCATGGTGGGCGGCTCGGGACGAACCTCGTCGAGCTGGGGCTGCTGTCCGAGCAGGACCTGGCGCGGGTGCTGGGCAAGCAGTACAACGTGGCGTCCGCCTCGGGTGAGATGACGCCGGACCCACGCGCGCTGGAGTTGGTGGACCTCGACCATGCGGACGAGAAGGACTACCTGCCCATGCGCGTGGACGCCACGCGCATGAGCGTGGCGGTCATCAACCCCCGCGACATCGAGACGCTGGACGCGTTGGCCTTCAGGACGGGCAAGCGTGTGGTGCCGGTGGTCATCCCCGAGTTCCGGATGAACCAGCTCCTGCGGCGTTACTGCAAGGCGTTCCGGGCGATGCGGGCCATCGACATGAACGCCGTGCGGCCCACGCGCGCCGAGCAGGAGCGGCTGAAGGCGGCCTCGCAATCCGAGGATCTGATCAGCGAGGAGGAGTTCCAGTCGCTCTACGCCCAGGCGCTCAAGGGTGGGGGCAAGGCCCTGGGCGAGGAGCCCGTGTTGGACCTCGTGGAGATGGTGGCGGAGGAGGAGGAGCCGCCCGCGCCCATCGTCGAGGGGTACGCGCCCGAGGTTCCAGTGGAGCCTGTGGCTCCGCCCTCCGAGGCCGCCGAGGAGCAGAACCTGCCCGAGGCTCAGCTCGTGGAGGAGGAACCCGTCATCGCGCCTCCGCCGGAGCCCATCGTGCCTCCGGTCGTGGTTCCGCGCATCGCGCCCGTTGCTCCACCTCCCGTGGCGCCCGTGCGACCCCGCCCTCAGCCCCGCCCACAGGTGCCGGTGGCGGCGGAGTCGCGGCCCACACCGCTCACGTTCGCCGAGGCCCAGGCCGAGCTGTCGCGCAGCTCGGATCGCGAGCAGGTGGCCACCACGGTGCTGCGCTTCGCGCTGGGCAAGTGGAAGCGCAGCCTGTTGTTGAGCGTGCAGGGAAACATCGTGACGGGCTGGCGCGGCATGGGGCAGGGGGTGCGCGAGGCCGCGGTGAAGCGCATCGGCATCGGCCTGGCGGCGCCGAGCACCTTCCGGTTGGTACGGGACACGCGCGCGCACTACGTGGGGCCGGTGCGCAAGGACGCGGCGTCGGGCTTCTTCTACAAGCTGCTGGGCGGGGACTATCCGACGACGGCCGTCATCCTCCCTCTGCTGGTGCGCGGGAAGCTGGTGCACCTGCTGTACGTGGACAATGGCCCCGGCCAGCTCACTCCGCCCGACGTGGGCGAGCTGCTCATCCTCTCGCAGGGCGTGGGCCGCTCGTACGAGGCGATGATCCGGCGCCGCAAGAGCGTGTGA
- a CDS encoding cytochrome P450 — protein MRTYNLFDPAVLADPHAVFAQMRSEPGLCRVEPFGAFAAARYEDAAAILKDPQRFSSEALAITAEPPWLGPNPVAQALISKDPPNHARLRALVNRAFGPAGMARLEAQVWKVSEELAEAAVRRREVELVDAFTFVLPRDIIGYLLGLDPSTFSNFKRWSLAMGLITSATTPEQHEEIRFVVREMKGYLTEVIEARRRQPGEDMVSDLLRAEVDGRKLTDEEILSFLFLLLPAGMETTSQLLGNAIIYLARHPEHLARAREDKTHIPRFVEEVLRYESPVQLSFRMATQDVELSGTKIPAGSFVLGLVGSANRDERVFEQPDRFLPGRDKGTQHLTFGYGIHFCLGAQLARMEARLGLEALVSRVGAIRLRSPEVQWLPGYTIHGPATLPVELIPA, from the coding sequence TTGCGGACCTACAACCTGTTCGACCCAGCGGTTCTGGCCGATCCCCATGCCGTCTTCGCGCAGATGAGGAGCGAGCCCGGGCTGTGCCGGGTGGAGCCCTTTGGGGCCTTCGCGGCGGCGCGCTACGAAGACGCCGCGGCCATCTTGAAGGATCCCCAGCGCTTCTCGTCCGAGGCGCTCGCGATCACCGCGGAGCCGCCCTGGCTCGGACCCAACCCGGTGGCCCAGGCGTTGATCTCGAAGGATCCCCCGAACCACGCCCGGCTGCGCGCGCTGGTCAACCGGGCGTTTGGCCCCGCCGGGATGGCCCGACTGGAGGCGCAGGTCTGGAAGGTGAGCGAGGAGCTGGCCGAGGCGGCCGTACGGCGGCGCGAGGTGGAGCTCGTGGATGCCTTCACCTTCGTCCTGCCGCGGGACATCATCGGGTACCTGCTCGGGCTGGATCCGAGCACCTTCTCGAACTTCAAGCGGTGGTCGCTGGCCATGGGCCTGATCACCTCGGCCACGACGCCCGAGCAGCACGAGGAGATCCGGTTCGTGGTGCGGGAGATGAAGGGATACCTGACGGAGGTCATCGAGGCACGCCGCCGCCAGCCGGGAGAGGACATGGTGAGCGATCTGCTCCGGGCGGAGGTGGACGGGCGGAAGCTCACCGATGAGGAGATCCTGTCCTTCCTCTTCCTGCTGCTGCCGGCGGGGATGGAGACGACGTCGCAGTTGCTCGGCAACGCGATCATCTACCTGGCCCGGCATCCCGAGCACCTGGCGCGGGCGAGGGAGGACAAGACGCACATCCCCCGCTTCGTGGAGGAGGTGCTGCGGTACGAGTCGCCCGTGCAGCTGAGCTTCCGCATGGCCACGCAGGACGTGGAGCTATCGGGGACGAAGATTCCGGCGGGGAGCTTCGTGCTGGGTCTCGTGGGGTCCGCCAACCGGGATGAGCGGGTGTTCGAGCAGCCGGACCGCTTCCTCCCGGGACGGGACAAGGGCACCCAGCACCTCACCTTCGGGTACGGCATCCACTTCTGCCTGGGTGCGCAGCTGGCGCGGATGGAGGCGCGGCTGGGCCTGGAGGCGCTCGTCTCGCGGGTCGGCGCGATCCGGCTCCGCTCGCCGGAGGTGCAGTGGCTCCCCGGGTACACCATCCATGGGCCCGCGACGCTGCCGGTGGAGCTCATCCCCGCCTGA